From Nicotiana tabacum cultivar K326 chromosome 22, ASM71507v2, whole genome shotgun sequence, one genomic window encodes:
- the LOC107777452 gene encoding uncharacterized protein LOC107777452, producing the protein MDADQSNSDSFSSSNLRIIVQKNPSEAQLSELGIKSWPKWGCSPGKYQLKLDAEETCYLLRGKVKVYPKNSTETSVEFGGGDLVIIPKGLSCTWDVSLAVDKHYKFDSSSS; encoded by the exons ATGGATGCTGATCAGTCCAACTCAGACTCtttttcatcatcaaatctaagaatcattgTCCAGAAAAACCCTTCAGAAGCCCAACTCTCTGAATTAGGCATAAAATCTTGGCCAAA ATGGGGTTGTTCACCAGGGAAATACCAATTAAAACTTGATGCAGAAGAGACATGTTATTTGTTGAGAGGGAAAGTCAAAGTGTACCCAAAGAACTCAACAGAAACATCAGTGGAGTTTGGAGGAGGAGATCTTGTGATTATTCCAAAAGGACTTAGTTGCACTTGGGATGTGTCCCTTGCTGTTGATAAACACTACAAGTTTgattcttcttcttcctaa